One region of Spiroplasma culicicola AES-1 genomic DNA includes:
- a CDS encoding tRNA1(Val) (adenine(37)-N6)-methyltransferase has protein sequence MKILNEIVGIKNKKIYQDTEMFNFCLDSILLAKFYVPKKYEKNVCDFGTNNAIIPIIISERFSNDVKIFGIEIQEQAVQSAIENIEMNQLSKTITIINQDIKEYIKDKNNFFDVIYSNPPYFKINEGSKLNKKSEHLIAARHEKFITLEEIIYSAKVGLKNGGKFLLVHLAERIDEIIFLLRKHNFTVKKIQFVHFKKNKKAERVLIEAVNDGNDGAEIIMPLIIHEDNGEYTLEAKQILGD, from the coding sequence ATGAAAATTTTAAATGAAATTGTTGGCATTAAGAATAAAAAAATATATCAAGATACAGAAATGTTTAATTTTTGTTTGGATTCTATTCTTCTTGCTAAGTTTTATGTTCCAAAAAAATATGAAAAAAATGTTTGTGATTTTGGAACAAATAATGCAATTATTCCTATAATTATTTCTGAACGTTTTTCAAATGATGTAAAAATATTTGGAATTGAAATTCAAGAACAAGCTGTGCAATCTGCAATTGAAAATATTGAAATGAATCAGTTAAGTAAAACTATAACAATTATTAATCAAGATATTAAAGAATATATCAAAGATAAAAATAATTTTTTTGATGTAATTTATTCAAATCCTCCGTATTTCAAAATTAATGAAGGATCTAAATTAAATAAAAAATCAGAACATCTGATTGCTGCACGACATGAAAAATTTATTACACTTGAAGAAATAATTTATAGTGCAAAGGTTGGTTTAAAAAATGGTGGAAAGTTTTTATTAGTACATTTAGCAGAAAGAATTGATGAGATAATTTTTCTTCTTAGAAAACACAATTTTACAGTTAAAAAAATACAATTTGTACATTTTAAAAAAAATAAAAAAGCTGAGAGAGTATTAATTGAAGCTGTTAATGATGGAAATGATGGTGCAGAAATAATAATGCCATTAATTATTCATGAAGATAATGGTGAATATACTTTAGAAGCTAAACAAATATTGGGTGATTAA
- a CDS encoding Hsp33 family molecular chaperone HslO has product MDMEIRAISDSKSVKMAIIDISESLNEIIKLQKTNPLTTVALGRTILANGLLSLSIKDGSKMTTNISGMGLGGSIIAEFQNNAVRGYIENPNFKIEEIDEAEGSALSQVVGKNGYLQVSRDNGTKEPYTSRVELISGEINMDFMYYLQQSDQVNSLITTTVELEDNGEIKKACGIIIQLLPGYKEEDIDFIEEKIGSLEHLKSTLVSSTNYESLLKDICDDAKILGVNELRFECTCTEEKVMDSIKMLGQEEIQKAYSDGEVVEVICDFCKKQYNIKPEQLKTLLN; this is encoded by the coding sequence ATGGATATGGAAATTAGAGCTATTAGTGATAGTAAAAGTGTCAAAATGGCAATCATAGATATAAGTGAATCACTAAATGAAATTATTAAATTACAAAAAACAAATCCATTAACAACTGTGGCTTTAGGAAGAACAATTCTTGCAAATGGTCTTTTAAGTTTAAGTATTAAAGATGGTAGCAAAATGACTACAAATATTAGTGGTATGGGACTTGGAGGAAGCATTATTGCTGAATTTCAAAATAATGCAGTAAGAGGATATATTGAAAATCCAAACTTCAAAATAGAAGAAATTGATGAAGCAGAAGGAAGCGCTTTATCTCAAGTAGTTGGTAAAAATGGATATTTACAAGTTTCAAGAGATAATGGAACTAAAGAGCCTTATACATCAAGAGTTGAATTAATTTCTGGAGAAATTAACATGGACTTTATGTATTATTTACAACAATCAGATCAAGTTAATTCTTTAATAACTACAACTGTTGAATTAGAAGATAATGGTGAAATTAAAAAAGCTTGTGGAATCATTATTCAGTTATTACCAGGATACAAAGAAGAAGATATTGACTTTATTGAAGAAAAAATTGGTTCATTAGAGCATTTAAAATCAACATTAGTAAGTAGTACAAATTATGAATCTTTATTAAAAGACATTTGTGATGATGCAAAGATTTTAGGAGTAAATGAATTACGATTTGAATGTACTTGTACAGAAGAAAAAGTAATGGATTCAATTAAAATGTTAGGCCAAGAAGAAATTCAAAAAGCTTATAGTGATGGTGAAGTGGTTGAAGTAATTTGTGACTTTTGTAAAAAACAATACAACATTAAACCTGAGCAACTAAAAACTCTTTTAAACTAA
- a CDS encoding ABC transporter ATP-binding protein yields MEDIKKPEVQEVEAKEAKIKEPKAPKEKKNKIVEVVKEREFLEIDFPHPSEEGVKGFKQRNKSLKQLTSKHSKGILEGDIITTTNNKPDINKYVIELFGVKKWYVTGDVLTPVLKGIDLKIEKGKFIVILGPSGSGKTTLLNAISGLDKVNEGDVFVLGSNLTLLKDSHLTKFRRDNVGFIFQQYNLLSNLTARENAEVGENLSKSKEDAMSIEDIFKTIGMEEQMNKYPHQMSGGQQQRVSIARALAKNPEILFGDEPTGALDEEMGRKVLEILVDVKQKYNTTVIVVTHNPNISEIGDTVIHVRNGLIDEIKHNAKPKKPSEIDWS; encoded by the coding sequence ATGGAAGATATCAAAAAGCCAGAAGTTCAAGAAGTTGAAGCTAAAGAAGCAAAAATTAAAGAACCTAAGGCACCAAAAGAGAAAAAAAATAAAATAGTTGAAGTAGTAAAAGAAAGAGAATTTTTAGAAATTGACTTTCCACATCCAAGTGAAGAAGGAGTTAAAGGTTTCAAACAAAGAAATAAATCTTTAAAACAACTAACTTCAAAACATTCTAAAGGTATTTTAGAGGGTGACATTATTACTACAACAAATAATAAACCAGATATTAATAAGTATGTTATTGAACTATTTGGTGTTAAAAAATGATATGTTACTGGAGATGTTTTAACTCCAGTATTAAAAGGAATTGATCTTAAAATTGAAAAAGGTAAATTTATTGTTATATTAGGACCATCAGGTTCAGGTAAAACTACTTTACTTAATGCAATTTCAGGGTTAGATAAAGTTAATGAAGGTGACGTTTTTGTTTTAGGAAGCAACCTAACTTTATTAAAAGATTCACATTTAACAAAATTTAGAAGAGATAATGTTGGGTTTATTTTCCAACAATATAATTTACTTTCAAACTTAACTGCAAGAGAAAATGCAGAAGTTGGAGAAAACTTAAGTAAATCAAAAGAAGATGCTATGAGTATTGAAGATATTTTCAAAACAATTGGTATGGAAGAACAAATGAATAAATATCCTCACCAAATGTCAGGGGGACAACAACAAAGGGTTTCAATCGCTAGAGCTTTAGCAAAAAACCCAGAAATTCTATTTGGAGATGAACCAACTGGAGCGCTTGATGAAGAAATGGGTAGAAAAGTTCTTGAAATTTTAGTTGATGTAAAACAGAAATACAATACAACTGTAATTGTTGTTACTCACAACCCTAATATTTCAGAAATTGGAGATACAGTTATTCATGTAAGAAATGGTTTAATTGATGAAATTAAACATAATGCTAAACCAAAAAAACCATCAGAAATTGATTGATCATAG
- a CDS encoding HAD-IIB family hydrolase, which translates to MKWLFTDYDGTLKNPLKKDDKDINEYDLKWINEFQSKGNKIVLISGRSFLRIKKPLKDLYNFTPDFFISSTGSTIHSSDEKILFSYSIEENKKVLILNKLKPFTNRPDFNVMFVTTPKIEKCIIDNVGHSQLFEQMMIPYNEDREFKEIINEEIINFKFFMSKELWSEVQNSIAELNMDYSQAQIGDIFYPEIIKKGISKANAIHWMKENFNISGNDLLVAGDDFNDLTMFKDFYEHSYIVCHPENKSIQDKAKFQIDKISDIKF; encoded by the coding sequence ATGAAATGATTATTTACTGATTATGATGGTACTTTAAAAAATCCATTAAAGAAAGATGATAAGGATATCAATGAATATGATTTAAAATGGATTAATGAATTTCAATCAAAAGGTAATAAAATAGTTTTGATTAGTGGGCGTTCTTTTTTAAGAATTAAAAAACCTTTAAAGGATTTATATAATTTTACACCTGATTTTTTTATTTCAAGTACAGGTTCAACTATTCACTCAAGTGATGAAAAGATTCTTTTTTCTTATTCAATTGAAGAAAACAAAAAGGTTTTAATTTTAAATAAACTAAAACCTTTTACAAATCGCCCAGATTTTAATGTGATGTTTGTTACAACTCCTAAAATTGAAAAATGTATTATTGATAATGTTGGACATAGTCAATTATTTGAACAAATGATGATTCCTTATAATGAAGATAGAGAATTTAAAGAAATTATTAATGAAGAAATTATTAATTTTAAATTTTTCATGTCCAAAGAACTTTGAAGTGAGGTTCAAAATTCTATTGCTGAATTAAACATGGATTATTCTCAAGCCCAAATTGGTGATATTTTTTACCCAGAAATTATCAAAAAAGGTATTTCAAAGGCTAACGCAATTCATTGGATGAAAGAAAATTTTAATATTAGTGGCAATGATTTATTAGTAGCTGGAGATGATTTTAATGATTTAACAATGTTTAAAGATTTTTATGAACATTCATATATTGTTTGTCATCCTGAAAACAAATCAATCCAAGATAAAGCTAAATTTCAAATTGATAAAATTTCAGATATTAAATTTTAA
- a CDS encoding DUF1904 family protein — protein sequence MPVFSFRGVSEKRIQEYFKKIGELAQLINAEVEQFVFWNEPVTLIGNGYEKDAILITIDWLGRPLKQDAVTKHIQEFFGSDSKNIYVKFTEVNSFLYLNGEVIG from the coding sequence ATGCCAGTTTTTAGTTTTAGAGGAGTATCTGAAAAAAGGATACAAGAATATTTTAAAAAAATAGGAGAATTAGCACAACTTATCAATGCAGAAGTTGAGCAATTTGTTTTTTGAAATGAACCAGTTACATTAATTGGAAATGGTTATGAAAAAGACGCAATTTTAATTACAATCGATTGATTAGGAAGACCATTAAAGCAAGATGCTGTAACTAAGCACATTCAAGAATTTTTTGGATCTGACTCAAAAAATATCTATGTTAAATTTACAGAAGTTAACAGTTTCTTATACTTAAATGGGGAAGTTATAGGTTAA
- the tilS gene encoding tRNA lysidine(34) synthetase TilS codes for MKICNQKKYIAGLSGGTDSIFMLSKLVAKVKPNKIIACHVNYNYRSDSSIDQKICEEFCKKNNIKLEILNVTQNYKELRQNFESWARKIRYDFFVENLNKYEFDKILIAHNMNDDIETFIMQKQKQTIVQYWGIEKKTFYKDAMIYRPIIEYKRSQILEYLNENEIVYANDSTNLDLKYTRNKIRDSLDENNFEKISEEKKVLNQKLKRTINTVLKLVENIKDKQLDLKSLRHDQLYDQILIFKFLETNGFGNLFYGRKKATIKEIIKELYSNKSFIKIEINNLILLKDRNILKIIDKSDLCIINKPIVELSKEEIDYFNCKEEISKYNKTNIWVTNDWERTFKFLKVNNKPLNKVLTKQKKSYFSRWFDLVIYNESDKNILNINI; via the coding sequence ATGAAAATATGTAATCAAAAAAAATATATAGCTGGTTTATCTGGTGGAACAGATAGCATTTTTATGTTATCTAAATTAGTTGCTAAAGTTAAACCAAACAAGATAATTGCATGTCATGTTAATTATAATTATCGAAGTGATTCAAGTATTGATCAAAAAATTTGTGAAGAGTTTTGTAAAAAAAATAATATAAAGTTAGAAATTTTAAATGTAACACAAAATTATAAAGAGTTAAGACAGAATTTTGAATCATGAGCACGTAAAATAAGATATGATTTTTTTGTTGAAAATTTGAATAAATATGAATTTGATAAAATTTTAATTGCCCATAATATGAATGATGATATTGAAACATTTATAATGCAAAAACAAAAACAAACTATTGTGCAATATTGAGGAATTGAAAAAAAGACCTTTTATAAAGACGCAATGATTTATCGTCCAATTATTGAATATAAGCGTTCACAAATTTTAGAATACTTAAATGAAAATGAAATAGTCTATGCAAATGACTCAACTAATTTAGATTTAAAGTATACAAGAAATAAAATTAGAGATAGTTTAGATGAAAATAATTTTGAAAAGATATCAGAAGAAAAAAAAGTTTTAAATCAAAAATTAAAAAGAACAATAAATACAGTTTTAAAATTAGTTGAAAATATTAAAGATAAACAGTTAGATTTAAAAAGTTTAAGACATGATCAGTTATATGATCAAATATTAATTTTTAAATTTTTAGAAACTAATGGTTTTGGTAATTTATTTTATGGTAGAAAAAAAGCTACAATTAAAGAGATTATTAAAGAATTGTATTCAAATAAATCTTTTATAAAAATAGAAATTAATAATTTAATTCTTTTAAAAGATAGAAATATTTTAAAAATTATTGATAAATCTGATTTATGTATCATTAACAAACCAATTGTTGAACTTTCAAAAGAAGAAATTGACTATTTTAATTGCAAGGAAGAAATCTCAAAATATAATAAAACAAATATTTGAGTGACAAATGATTGAGAAAGAACTTTTAAATTTTTAAAAGTTAATAATAAACCTTTAAATAAAGTATTAACAAAACAAAAAAAGTCATATTTTAGTAGATGATTTGACTTGGTTATATATAATGAAAGTGATAAAAATATATTAAATATCAATATATAA
- the ftsH gene encoding ATP-dependent zinc metalloprotease FtsH — protein sequence MKKMKNKKTIWLWLLFVAVLIIIGIVIYQFSAGTVETWSVKQFQENVGVVQTATAQKTSNGSYIIQGIYNSGDKMLKFVVYASNDEEYGKLTNAFEGMQFIIQQSSIWLTLLSSFLPMIILIGFYIWMFSSMSKGGMGGGMFGPSKQRPRETKSDVKFKDVAGINEEKQELVELVDYLKNPNKYAQMGARIPKGVMMEGPPGTGKTLLAKAVAGEAGVAFFSMAGSEFEEMFVGLGASRVRDLFTDAKKSAPCIIFIDEIDAVGRKRNSSMGSGTTEQTLNQLLVEMDGFGTNSGVIVMAATNRVDVLDPALLRPGRFDRTIQISLPDIREREAILKLHARNKTVSPEIDWKRIAERTPGFSGAQLENVLNEAAILVVRDKRKMITILDIDEAIDRVVGGPAKKSRAMTLQDKQVVSYHEAGHALIGLKLKSASKVQKVTIIPRGNAGGYTIMTPKDESNFSSKEDLFASIAGYLGGRAAEEIMFGKDHVTTGAHDDLDKATNIARRMVTQFGMSKLGLTKYLTMAEESYGQTKGVYSDEIAFKIDTEINDILDDCYKISIKTINENKDLLELIAESLRVLETITAEQIDYIEKNNKLPNEVIFEKERKEKEDKKKESGEILEFEPED from the coding sequence GTGAAAAAAATGAAAAATAAAAAGACCATATGACTATGATTATTATTCGTAGCGGTTTTAATTATAATAGGTATTGTAATTTATCAATTTTCAGCAGGAACAGTTGAAACTTGATCAGTAAAACAATTTCAGGAAAATGTAGGAGTTGTTCAAACTGCAACAGCTCAAAAAACTTCTAATGGATCATATATTATTCAAGGTATATATAATTCAGGAGACAAAATGTTGAAATTTGTTGTATATGCTAGTAATGATGAAGAATATGGTAAACTTACTAATGCATTTGAAGGAATGCAGTTTATTATTCAACAATCATCGATTTGATTAACACTACTTTCTAGTTTCTTACCAATGATTATTTTAATCGGATTCTATATTTGAATGTTTTCAAGCATGTCAAAAGGTGGAATGGGTGGAGGAATGTTTGGGCCAAGCAAACAAAGACCACGTGAAACTAAATCAGATGTTAAATTCAAAGATGTAGCAGGAATTAATGAAGAGAAACAAGAATTAGTAGAATTAGTAGACTACTTAAAAAATCCAAATAAATATGCTCAAATGGGAGCAAGAATACCAAAAGGTGTTATGATGGAAGGTCCTCCTGGGACAGGAAAAACTTTATTAGCAAAAGCAGTTGCTGGAGAAGCTGGCGTTGCGTTCTTCTCAATGGCGGGATCTGAGTTCGAAGAAATGTTTGTTGGACTTGGAGCAAGTAGAGTTAGAGATTTATTCACTGATGCTAAAAAATCTGCACCATGTATTATTTTTATTGATGAAATTGATGCTGTTGGTAGAAAACGTAACTCATCAATGGGATCTGGAACAACTGAACAGACATTAAACCAGTTATTGGTTGAAATGGATGGATTTGGAACTAACTCAGGAGTTATAGTTATGGCTGCAACTAACAGAGTTGACGTATTAGATCCTGCTCTGTTAAGACCAGGAAGATTTGATAGAACAATTCAAATTTCACTTCCAGATATTAGAGAAAGAGAAGCAATCTTAAAATTACATGCAAGAAACAAAACAGTTTCACCAGAAATTGATTGAAAACGTATTGCAGAAAGAACTCCAGGTTTCTCTGGAGCACAATTGGAAAACGTATTAAATGAAGCTGCAATTTTAGTTGTTAGAGATAAAAGAAAAATGATTACAATTTTAGATATCGATGAAGCTATTGATAGAGTTGTAGGGGGTCCTGCTAAAAAATCTCGTGCAATGACTTTACAAGATAAACAAGTTGTTTCATATCACGAAGCTGGTCATGCTTTAATTGGATTAAAATTAAAATCAGCTTCTAAAGTACAAAAAGTTACAATTATTCCTCGTGGAAATGCTGGGGGTTATACAATTATGACTCCAAAAGATGAATCTAACTTCTCATCAAAAGAAGATCTATTTGCATCAATTGCTGGATATCTTGGAGGAAGAGCTGCAGAAGAAATTATGTTTGGAAAAGACCATGTTACAACTGGAGCACATGATGACTTAGATAAAGCAACAAACATTGCAAGAAGAATGGTTACCCAATTTGGGATGTCTAAATTAGGATTAACAAAATACTTAACAATGGCAGAAGAATCATATGGACAAACTAAAGGAGTTTATTCAGATGAAATTGCATTTAAAATTGATACAGAAATAAATGATATTCTTGATGATTGTTATAAAATTTCAATCAAAACAATTAATGAAAATAAAGATCTTCTTGAATTAATTGCAGAATCATTAAGAGTTCTTGAAACTATTACTGCAGAACAAATTGATTACATTGAGAAAAATAATAAATTACCAAATGAAGTTATTTTTGAAAAAGAACGTAAAGAAAAAGAAGATAAGAAAAAAGAATCTGGAGAAATTTTAGAATTCGAACCAGAAGACTAA